In Ostrea edulis chromosome 4, xbOstEdul1.1, whole genome shotgun sequence, a single window of DNA contains:
- the LOC125668523 gene encoding mismatch repair endonuclease PMS2-like isoform X4 yields the protein MMPWARVGLQEKSEDSRLLEDVQVSPAKEIKAIDRKSVHRICSGQVVLTLATAVKELVENSIDAGAVSVEIKLKDYGLESIEVSDNGSGVEESNFEGLTLKHHTSKLQDFTDLINVETFGFRGEALSSLCALSSLTVTTKHSNASVGTKLEFDHNGKIKTKSPHPRQSGTTVLLQNLFSTLPVRHKEFQRNVKKEFNKMVQVLNYYCIISTGVRITCTNQPKKGSRSTVVSSNGNKSLRENITDVFGPKQMQSLSEFVKYNPSEDVLEEFNLKTTKDITDCFSLEGYVSKCQHGLGRSATDRQFVFINKRPCDSSKISKVINEVYHQYNRHQYPFVAVNITMRKESVDVNVTPDKRQIFMENEKILLATIKMSLVRMYEHTVSAYPLSMVTNKFSHKYPSPEKSGQESKEARMERQCIGTKNQISALSNLKRKFSSSFSKTESPSGAASPSQKDRSPASKQRRLDKFVFKTSPRKELRDGVKEMYSPQQEKSDSEDTVIILEEDITKSSDLTKGGQIAKSFASENGLTMGPDGDCPKTDMKIVFHSHSDQSEITEGTAATLGLNSEDGISNCNPLCSKEINDMSLTSQNESGEQNLKCSVTGTSSVSKLQDSANCLKSSIDDSTASSMCSEKTSEDVRECSDDVLCSDFIPSDIVKDIKACGDVTMCSEDTDLLAGTTGCLEDTQLCSDSISGNTSNVSKRVNDDKLKNLDHLCKTNSICSDLTGSSSPTENNQLAVTSLDQKESHSRRETYVQFNFTQLKEKFQSASRKRTSENEMYRRFRAVISPNENQSAEEELNREISCMTS from the exons GGAAGATGTACAAGTGTCGCCTGCCAAAGAAATCAAAGCAATCGACCGAAAGTCAGTCCACAGAATCTGTTCAGGGCAGGTTGTCCTAACTCTAGCAACAGCAGTTAAAGAACTGGTAGAAAACAGCATAGATGCAGGCGCAGTCAGTGTCG aaataaaattaaaagacTATGGACTGGAATCAATTGAAGTTAGTGACAATGGGAGTGGTGTGgaagaaagtaattttgaagGACTAA cCCTAAAGCACCATACCTCAAAGCTTCAGGACTTCACAGATCTAATCAATGTAGAGACTTTCGGTTTTCGAGGGGAAGCTTTAAGCTCCTTGTGTGCCCTCAG CTCACTAACTGTCACAACAAAACACAGTAATGCAAGTGTTGGTACAAAACTGGAATTTGATCACAATGGAAAGATAAAGACCAAGTCACCCCACCCTCGGCAG AGTGGAACCACAGTGCTGCTACAGAATCTGTTCTCCACTCTTCCTGTCCGTCACAAGGAATTCCAGAGAAATGTCAAAAAGGAGTTCAATAAAATGGTCCAGGTGCTCAACTATTACTGCATTATCAGCACTGGGGTGAGGATAACCTGCACAAACCAACCCAAGAAAGG AAGTCGATCAACAGTGGTGTCAAGCAATGGAAACAAATCTTTAAGAGAAAATATCACTGATGTTTTTGGCCCCAAACAG ATGCAGAGTTTGTCAGAGTTTGTGAAGTATAATCCAAGTGAAGATGTTTTAGAGGAGTTCAATCTCAAGACCACCAAAGACATTACTGACTGCTTTAG TTTGGAGGGCTACGTTTCTAAGTGTCAGCATGGCCTAGGGAGGAGTGCCACAGACAGACAGTTTGTCTTCATCAACAAACGACCTTGTGATTCATCAAAG ATTTCAAAGGTGATTAATGAAGTTTACCATCAGTACAATCGACACCAGTATCCCTTTGTGGCTGTTAACATCACCATGAGGAAAG AGTCAGTAGATGTAAATGTAACACCAGACAAACGTCAGATTTTTATGGAAAATGAGAAGATTCTACTGGCTACAATCAAG ATGTCCCTTGTGAGGATGTATGAACACACTGTGTCGGCCTATCCCTTGTCAATGGTCACCAACAAATTCTCCCACAAATACCCGTCCCCAGAGAAAAGTGGCCAAG AGAGTAAGGAGGCAAGGATGGAACG TCAGTGTATTGGAACTAAAAATCAg ATTTCAGCACTAAGTAACCTAAAGAGAAAGTTTTCaagttcattttccaaaacTGAGTCTCCCTCAGGAGCTGCATCACCCTCTCAGAAAGACAGAAGCCCTGCCTCCAAAC AAAGAAGACTTGATAAGTTTGTTTTCAAGACTTCTCCCAGAAAAGAACTGAGGGATGGGGTGAAAGAAATGTATTCTCCACAGCAGGAGAAATCTGATTCAGAGGACACTGTTATCATACTAGAAGAGGACATAACAAAGTCTTCAGATTTAACTAAAGGGGGACAAATTGCAAAGAGTTTCGCATCAGAGAATGGCCTTACAATGGGGCCAGATGGAGACTGTCCTAAGACAGATATGAAGATTGTATTTCACAGTCACTCAGACCAATCAGAGATAACAGAAGGCACTGCCGCCACTTTAGGCTTAAACTCAGAGGATGGAATCTCAAACTGTAACCCATTGTGTTCAAAAGAAATTAATGACATGTCTTTAACTTCCCAAAATGAGTCAGGAGAACAGAATCTTAAATGTTCAGTCACTGGTACATCTTCCGTGTCCAAATTACAGGACAGTGCAAATTGTCTGAAGTCTTCCATTGATGATTCCACTGCCTCCAGTATGTGTTCAGAAAAAACCAGTGAAGATGTTAGGGAGTGTTCTGATGATGTATTGTGTTCAGATTTTATACCCAGTGATATTGTGAAGGATATCAAAGCCTGTGGTGATGTCACAATGTGTTCAGAAGACACTGACTTGTTAGCTGGTACCACGGGGTGTTTGGAGGACACTCAGTTGTGTTCAGATAGTATTTCTGGTAATACTAGTAATGTTTCAAAGAGAGTCAATGATGATAAACTTAAGAACTTGGATCACTTGTGTAAAACCAACAGTATATGTTCAGATCTGACAGGAAGTTCTTCACCCACAGAAAACAATCAGCTGGCAGTCACAagtctg GACCAGAAAGAATCTCATTCCAGGAGAGAGACATATGTacagttcaattttacacaaCTTAAAGAGAAATTTCAGTCAGCATCAA GAAAAAGGACTAGCGAAAATGAGATGTATAGGAGATTCCGCGCTGTGATCTCCCCCAATGAGAACCAATCTGCAGAGGAGGAACTCAACAGGGAAATCTC GTGTATGACATCATGA
- the LOC125668523 gene encoding mismatch repair endonuclease PMS2-like isoform X1, whose translation MMPWARVGLQEKSEDSRLLEDVQVSPAKEIKAIDRKSVHRICSGQVVLTLATAVKELVENSIDAGAVSVEIKLKDYGLESIEVSDNGSGVEESNFEGLTLKHHTSKLQDFTDLINVETFGFRGEALSSLCALSSLTVTTKHSNASVGTKLEFDHNGKIKTKSPHPRQSGTTVLLQNLFSTLPVRHKEFQRNVKKEFNKMVQVLNYYCIISTGVRITCTNQPKKGSRSTVVSSNGNKSLRENITDVFGPKQMQSLSEFVKYNPSEDVLEEFNLKTTKDITDCFSLEGYVSKCQHGLGRSATDRQFVFINKRPCDSSKISKVINEVYHQYNRHQYPFVAVNITMRKESVDVNVTPDKRQIFMENEKILLATIKMSLVRMYEHTVSAYPLSMVTNKFSHKYPSPEKSGQESKEARMERQCIGTKNQISALSNLKRKFSSSFSKTESPSGAASPSQKDRSPASKQRRLDKFVFKTSPRKELRDGVKEMYSPQQEKSDSEDTVIILEEDITKSSDLTKGGQIAKSFASENGLTMGPDGDCPKTDMKIVFHSHSDQSEITEGTAATLGLNSEDGISNCNPLCSKEINDMSLTSQNESGEQNLKCSVTGTSSVSKLQDSANCLKSSIDDSTASSMCSEKTSEDVRECSDDVLCSDFIPSDIVKDIKACGDVTMCSEDTDLLAGTTGCLEDTQLCSDSISGNTSNVSKRVNDDKLKNLDHLCKTNSICSDLTGSSSPTENNQLAVTSLDQKESHSRRETYVQFNFTQLKEKFQSASRKRTSENEMYRRFRAVISPNENQSAEEELNREISKSMFREMEILGQFNLGFIIVKLDNDLFIVDQHATDEKYNFEMLQQHTVIQCQKLIQPQNLELTASNETILNDNLEVFKKNGFDFIIDESAPPMQRVRLTSIPVSRNWTFGKEDIEELIFMLSDSPNVMCRPSRVRQMFASRACRKSIMIGTALKKSEMKRLVCHMGEIEQPWNCPHGRPTMRHLINLDMVPK comes from the exons GGAAGATGTACAAGTGTCGCCTGCCAAAGAAATCAAAGCAATCGACCGAAAGTCAGTCCACAGAATCTGTTCAGGGCAGGTTGTCCTAACTCTAGCAACAGCAGTTAAAGAACTGGTAGAAAACAGCATAGATGCAGGCGCAGTCAGTGTCG aaataaaattaaaagacTATGGACTGGAATCAATTGAAGTTAGTGACAATGGGAGTGGTGTGgaagaaagtaattttgaagGACTAA cCCTAAAGCACCATACCTCAAAGCTTCAGGACTTCACAGATCTAATCAATGTAGAGACTTTCGGTTTTCGAGGGGAAGCTTTAAGCTCCTTGTGTGCCCTCAG CTCACTAACTGTCACAACAAAACACAGTAATGCAAGTGTTGGTACAAAACTGGAATTTGATCACAATGGAAAGATAAAGACCAAGTCACCCCACCCTCGGCAG AGTGGAACCACAGTGCTGCTACAGAATCTGTTCTCCACTCTTCCTGTCCGTCACAAGGAATTCCAGAGAAATGTCAAAAAGGAGTTCAATAAAATGGTCCAGGTGCTCAACTATTACTGCATTATCAGCACTGGGGTGAGGATAACCTGCACAAACCAACCCAAGAAAGG AAGTCGATCAACAGTGGTGTCAAGCAATGGAAACAAATCTTTAAGAGAAAATATCACTGATGTTTTTGGCCCCAAACAG ATGCAGAGTTTGTCAGAGTTTGTGAAGTATAATCCAAGTGAAGATGTTTTAGAGGAGTTCAATCTCAAGACCACCAAAGACATTACTGACTGCTTTAG TTTGGAGGGCTACGTTTCTAAGTGTCAGCATGGCCTAGGGAGGAGTGCCACAGACAGACAGTTTGTCTTCATCAACAAACGACCTTGTGATTCATCAAAG ATTTCAAAGGTGATTAATGAAGTTTACCATCAGTACAATCGACACCAGTATCCCTTTGTGGCTGTTAACATCACCATGAGGAAAG AGTCAGTAGATGTAAATGTAACACCAGACAAACGTCAGATTTTTATGGAAAATGAGAAGATTCTACTGGCTACAATCAAG ATGTCCCTTGTGAGGATGTATGAACACACTGTGTCGGCCTATCCCTTGTCAATGGTCACCAACAAATTCTCCCACAAATACCCGTCCCCAGAGAAAAGTGGCCAAG AGAGTAAGGAGGCAAGGATGGAACG TCAGTGTATTGGAACTAAAAATCAg ATTTCAGCACTAAGTAACCTAAAGAGAAAGTTTTCaagttcattttccaaaacTGAGTCTCCCTCAGGAGCTGCATCACCCTCTCAGAAAGACAGAAGCCCTGCCTCCAAAC AAAGAAGACTTGATAAGTTTGTTTTCAAGACTTCTCCCAGAAAAGAACTGAGGGATGGGGTGAAAGAAATGTATTCTCCACAGCAGGAGAAATCTGATTCAGAGGACACTGTTATCATACTAGAAGAGGACATAACAAAGTCTTCAGATTTAACTAAAGGGGGACAAATTGCAAAGAGTTTCGCATCAGAGAATGGCCTTACAATGGGGCCAGATGGAGACTGTCCTAAGACAGATATGAAGATTGTATTTCACAGTCACTCAGACCAATCAGAGATAACAGAAGGCACTGCCGCCACTTTAGGCTTAAACTCAGAGGATGGAATCTCAAACTGTAACCCATTGTGTTCAAAAGAAATTAATGACATGTCTTTAACTTCCCAAAATGAGTCAGGAGAACAGAATCTTAAATGTTCAGTCACTGGTACATCTTCCGTGTCCAAATTACAGGACAGTGCAAATTGTCTGAAGTCTTCCATTGATGATTCCACTGCCTCCAGTATGTGTTCAGAAAAAACCAGTGAAGATGTTAGGGAGTGTTCTGATGATGTATTGTGTTCAGATTTTATACCCAGTGATATTGTGAAGGATATCAAAGCCTGTGGTGATGTCACAATGTGTTCAGAAGACACTGACTTGTTAGCTGGTACCACGGGGTGTTTGGAGGACACTCAGTTGTGTTCAGATAGTATTTCTGGTAATACTAGTAATGTTTCAAAGAGAGTCAATGATGATAAACTTAAGAACTTGGATCACTTGTGTAAAACCAACAGTATATGTTCAGATCTGACAGGAAGTTCTTCACCCACAGAAAACAATCAGCTGGCAGTCACAagtctg GACCAGAAAGAATCTCATTCCAGGAGAGAGACATATGTacagttcaattttacacaaCTTAAAGAGAAATTTCAGTCAGCATCAA GAAAAAGGACTAGCGAAAATGAGATGTATAGGAGATTCCGCGCTGTGATCTCCCCCAATGAGAACCAATCTGCAGAGGAGGAACTCAACAGGGAAATCTC aaaaagTATGTTTAGAGAGATGGAGATCCTTGGACAG TTCAACCTCGGCTTCATTATAGTGAAGTTGGACAATGACTTGTTTATAGTTGACCAGCATGCAACAGATGAGAAGTACAACTTTGAGATGCTTCAGCAGCATACAGTGATTCAGTGTCAGAAGCTGATACA ACCCCAGAACCTGGAACTTACAGCCAGCAATGAAACCATTCTGAATGACAACCTGGAGGTGTTCAAGAAAAATGGATTTGATTTTATCATAGATGAAAGTG CCCCTCCCATGCAGAGGGTAAGGCTTACGTCAATCCCGGTCAGCAGGAACTGGACATTTGGCAAGGAGG acATTGAAGAACTGATATTTATGCTCTCGGACTCTCCA
- the LOC125668523 gene encoding mismatch repair endonuclease PMS2-like isoform X3 — MMPWARVGLQEKSEDSRLLEDVQVSPAKEIKAIDRKSVHRICSGQVVLTLATAVKELVENSIDAGAVSVEIKLKDYGLESIEVSDNGSGVEESNFEGLTLKHHTSKLQDFTDLINVETFGFRGEALSSLCALSSLTVTTKHSNASVGTKLEFDHNGKIKTKSPHPRQSGTTVLLQNLFSTLPVRHKEFQRNVKKEFNKMVQVLNYYCIISTGVRITCTNQPKKGSRSTVVSSNGNKSLRENITDVFGPKQMQSLSEFVKYNPSEDVLEEFNLKTTKDITDCFSLEGYVSKCQHGLGRSATDRQFVFINKRPCDSSKISKVINEVYHQYNRHQYPFVAVNITMRKESVDVNVTPDKRQIFMENEKILLATIKMSLVRMYEHTVSAYPLSMVTNKFSHKYPSPEKSGQESKEARMERQCIGTKNQISALSNLKRKFSSSFSKTESPSGAASPSQKDRSPASKQRRLDKFVFKTSPRKELRDGVKEMYSPQQEKSDSEDTVIILEEDITKSSDLTKGGQIAKSFASENGLTMGPDGDCPKTDMKIVFHSHSDQSEITEGTAATLGLNSEDGISNCNPLCSKEINDMSLTSQNESGEQNLKCSVTGTSSVSKLQDSANCLKSSIDDSTASSMCSEKTSEDVRECSDDVLCSDFIPSDIVKDIKACGDVTMCSEDTDLLAGTTGCLEDTQLCSDSISGNTSNVSKRVNDDKLKNLDHLCKTNSICSDLTGSSSPTENNQLAVTSLDQKESHSRRETYVQFNFTQLKEKFQSASRKRTSENEMYRRFRAVISPNENQSAEEELNREISKSMFREMEILGQLTSMQQMRSTTLRCFSSIQ; from the exons GGAAGATGTACAAGTGTCGCCTGCCAAAGAAATCAAAGCAATCGACCGAAAGTCAGTCCACAGAATCTGTTCAGGGCAGGTTGTCCTAACTCTAGCAACAGCAGTTAAAGAACTGGTAGAAAACAGCATAGATGCAGGCGCAGTCAGTGTCG aaataaaattaaaagacTATGGACTGGAATCAATTGAAGTTAGTGACAATGGGAGTGGTGTGgaagaaagtaattttgaagGACTAA cCCTAAAGCACCATACCTCAAAGCTTCAGGACTTCACAGATCTAATCAATGTAGAGACTTTCGGTTTTCGAGGGGAAGCTTTAAGCTCCTTGTGTGCCCTCAG CTCACTAACTGTCACAACAAAACACAGTAATGCAAGTGTTGGTACAAAACTGGAATTTGATCACAATGGAAAGATAAAGACCAAGTCACCCCACCCTCGGCAG AGTGGAACCACAGTGCTGCTACAGAATCTGTTCTCCACTCTTCCTGTCCGTCACAAGGAATTCCAGAGAAATGTCAAAAAGGAGTTCAATAAAATGGTCCAGGTGCTCAACTATTACTGCATTATCAGCACTGGGGTGAGGATAACCTGCACAAACCAACCCAAGAAAGG AAGTCGATCAACAGTGGTGTCAAGCAATGGAAACAAATCTTTAAGAGAAAATATCACTGATGTTTTTGGCCCCAAACAG ATGCAGAGTTTGTCAGAGTTTGTGAAGTATAATCCAAGTGAAGATGTTTTAGAGGAGTTCAATCTCAAGACCACCAAAGACATTACTGACTGCTTTAG TTTGGAGGGCTACGTTTCTAAGTGTCAGCATGGCCTAGGGAGGAGTGCCACAGACAGACAGTTTGTCTTCATCAACAAACGACCTTGTGATTCATCAAAG ATTTCAAAGGTGATTAATGAAGTTTACCATCAGTACAATCGACACCAGTATCCCTTTGTGGCTGTTAACATCACCATGAGGAAAG AGTCAGTAGATGTAAATGTAACACCAGACAAACGTCAGATTTTTATGGAAAATGAGAAGATTCTACTGGCTACAATCAAG ATGTCCCTTGTGAGGATGTATGAACACACTGTGTCGGCCTATCCCTTGTCAATGGTCACCAACAAATTCTCCCACAAATACCCGTCCCCAGAGAAAAGTGGCCAAG AGAGTAAGGAGGCAAGGATGGAACG TCAGTGTATTGGAACTAAAAATCAg ATTTCAGCACTAAGTAACCTAAAGAGAAAGTTTTCaagttcattttccaaaacTGAGTCTCCCTCAGGAGCTGCATCACCCTCTCAGAAAGACAGAAGCCCTGCCTCCAAAC AAAGAAGACTTGATAAGTTTGTTTTCAAGACTTCTCCCAGAAAAGAACTGAGGGATGGGGTGAAAGAAATGTATTCTCCACAGCAGGAGAAATCTGATTCAGAGGACACTGTTATCATACTAGAAGAGGACATAACAAAGTCTTCAGATTTAACTAAAGGGGGACAAATTGCAAAGAGTTTCGCATCAGAGAATGGCCTTACAATGGGGCCAGATGGAGACTGTCCTAAGACAGATATGAAGATTGTATTTCACAGTCACTCAGACCAATCAGAGATAACAGAAGGCACTGCCGCCACTTTAGGCTTAAACTCAGAGGATGGAATCTCAAACTGTAACCCATTGTGTTCAAAAGAAATTAATGACATGTCTTTAACTTCCCAAAATGAGTCAGGAGAACAGAATCTTAAATGTTCAGTCACTGGTACATCTTCCGTGTCCAAATTACAGGACAGTGCAAATTGTCTGAAGTCTTCCATTGATGATTCCACTGCCTCCAGTATGTGTTCAGAAAAAACCAGTGAAGATGTTAGGGAGTGTTCTGATGATGTATTGTGTTCAGATTTTATACCCAGTGATATTGTGAAGGATATCAAAGCCTGTGGTGATGTCACAATGTGTTCAGAAGACACTGACTTGTTAGCTGGTACCACGGGGTGTTTGGAGGACACTCAGTTGTGTTCAGATAGTATTTCTGGTAATACTAGTAATGTTTCAAAGAGAGTCAATGATGATAAACTTAAGAACTTGGATCACTTGTGTAAAACCAACAGTATATGTTCAGATCTGACAGGAAGTTCTTCACCCACAGAAAACAATCAGCTGGCAGTCACAagtctg GACCAGAAAGAATCTCATTCCAGGAGAGAGACATATGTacagttcaattttacacaaCTTAAAGAGAAATTTCAGTCAGCATCAA GAAAAAGGACTAGCGAAAATGAGATGTATAGGAGATTCCGCGCTGTGATCTCCCCCAATGAGAACCAATCTGCAGAGGAGGAACTCAACAGGGAAATCTC aaaaagTATGTTTAGAGAGATGGAGATCCTTGGACAG TTGACCAGCATGCAACAGATGAGAAGTACAACTTTGAGATGCTTCAGCAGCATACAGTGA
- the LOC125668523 gene encoding mismatch repair endonuclease PMS2-like isoform X2: protein MEDVQVSPAKEIKAIDRKSVHRICSGQVVLTLATAVKELVENSIDAGAVSVEIKLKDYGLESIEVSDNGSGVEESNFEGLTLKHHTSKLQDFTDLINVETFGFRGEALSSLCALSSLTVTTKHSNASVGTKLEFDHNGKIKTKSPHPRQSGTTVLLQNLFSTLPVRHKEFQRNVKKEFNKMVQVLNYYCIISTGVRITCTNQPKKGSRSTVVSSNGNKSLRENITDVFGPKQMQSLSEFVKYNPSEDVLEEFNLKTTKDITDCFSLEGYVSKCQHGLGRSATDRQFVFINKRPCDSSKISKVINEVYHQYNRHQYPFVAVNITMRKESVDVNVTPDKRQIFMENEKILLATIKMSLVRMYEHTVSAYPLSMVTNKFSHKYPSPEKSGQESKEARMERQCIGTKNQISALSNLKRKFSSSFSKTESPSGAASPSQKDRSPASKQRRLDKFVFKTSPRKELRDGVKEMYSPQQEKSDSEDTVIILEEDITKSSDLTKGGQIAKSFASENGLTMGPDGDCPKTDMKIVFHSHSDQSEITEGTAATLGLNSEDGISNCNPLCSKEINDMSLTSQNESGEQNLKCSVTGTSSVSKLQDSANCLKSSIDDSTASSMCSEKTSEDVRECSDDVLCSDFIPSDIVKDIKACGDVTMCSEDTDLLAGTTGCLEDTQLCSDSISGNTSNVSKRVNDDKLKNLDHLCKTNSICSDLTGSSSPTENNQLAVTSLDQKESHSRRETYVQFNFTQLKEKFQSASRKRTSENEMYRRFRAVISPNENQSAEEELNREISKSMFREMEILGQFNLGFIIVKLDNDLFIVDQHATDEKYNFEMLQQHTVIQCQKLIQPQNLELTASNETILNDNLEVFKKNGFDFIIDESAPPMQRVRLTSIPVSRNWTFGKEDIEELIFMLSDSPNVMCRPSRVRQMFASRACRKSIMIGTALKKSEMKRLVCHMGEIEQPWNCPHGRPTMRHLINLDMVPK, encoded by the exons GGAAGATGTACAAGTGTCGCCTGCCAAAGAAATCAAAGCAATCGACCGAAAGTCAGTCCACAGAATCTGTTCAGGGCAGGTTGTCCTAACTCTAGCAACAGCAGTTAAAGAACTGGTAGAAAACAGCATAGATGCAGGCGCAGTCAGTGTCG aaataaaattaaaagacTATGGACTGGAATCAATTGAAGTTAGTGACAATGGGAGTGGTGTGgaagaaagtaattttgaagGACTAA cCCTAAAGCACCATACCTCAAAGCTTCAGGACTTCACAGATCTAATCAATGTAGAGACTTTCGGTTTTCGAGGGGAAGCTTTAAGCTCCTTGTGTGCCCTCAG CTCACTAACTGTCACAACAAAACACAGTAATGCAAGTGTTGGTACAAAACTGGAATTTGATCACAATGGAAAGATAAAGACCAAGTCACCCCACCCTCGGCAG AGTGGAACCACAGTGCTGCTACAGAATCTGTTCTCCACTCTTCCTGTCCGTCACAAGGAATTCCAGAGAAATGTCAAAAAGGAGTTCAATAAAATGGTCCAGGTGCTCAACTATTACTGCATTATCAGCACTGGGGTGAGGATAACCTGCACAAACCAACCCAAGAAAGG AAGTCGATCAACAGTGGTGTCAAGCAATGGAAACAAATCTTTAAGAGAAAATATCACTGATGTTTTTGGCCCCAAACAG ATGCAGAGTTTGTCAGAGTTTGTGAAGTATAATCCAAGTGAAGATGTTTTAGAGGAGTTCAATCTCAAGACCACCAAAGACATTACTGACTGCTTTAG TTTGGAGGGCTACGTTTCTAAGTGTCAGCATGGCCTAGGGAGGAGTGCCACAGACAGACAGTTTGTCTTCATCAACAAACGACCTTGTGATTCATCAAAG ATTTCAAAGGTGATTAATGAAGTTTACCATCAGTACAATCGACACCAGTATCCCTTTGTGGCTGTTAACATCACCATGAGGAAAG AGTCAGTAGATGTAAATGTAACACCAGACAAACGTCAGATTTTTATGGAAAATGAGAAGATTCTACTGGCTACAATCAAG ATGTCCCTTGTGAGGATGTATGAACACACTGTGTCGGCCTATCCCTTGTCAATGGTCACCAACAAATTCTCCCACAAATACCCGTCCCCAGAGAAAAGTGGCCAAG AGAGTAAGGAGGCAAGGATGGAACG TCAGTGTATTGGAACTAAAAATCAg ATTTCAGCACTAAGTAACCTAAAGAGAAAGTTTTCaagttcattttccaaaacTGAGTCTCCCTCAGGAGCTGCATCACCCTCTCAGAAAGACAGAAGCCCTGCCTCCAAAC AAAGAAGACTTGATAAGTTTGTTTTCAAGACTTCTCCCAGAAAAGAACTGAGGGATGGGGTGAAAGAAATGTATTCTCCACAGCAGGAGAAATCTGATTCAGAGGACACTGTTATCATACTAGAAGAGGACATAACAAAGTCTTCAGATTTAACTAAAGGGGGACAAATTGCAAAGAGTTTCGCATCAGAGAATGGCCTTACAATGGGGCCAGATGGAGACTGTCCTAAGACAGATATGAAGATTGTATTTCACAGTCACTCAGACCAATCAGAGATAACAGAAGGCACTGCCGCCACTTTAGGCTTAAACTCAGAGGATGGAATCTCAAACTGTAACCCATTGTGTTCAAAAGAAATTAATGACATGTCTTTAACTTCCCAAAATGAGTCAGGAGAACAGAATCTTAAATGTTCAGTCACTGGTACATCTTCCGTGTCCAAATTACAGGACAGTGCAAATTGTCTGAAGTCTTCCATTGATGATTCCACTGCCTCCAGTATGTGTTCAGAAAAAACCAGTGAAGATGTTAGGGAGTGTTCTGATGATGTATTGTGTTCAGATTTTATACCCAGTGATATTGTGAAGGATATCAAAGCCTGTGGTGATGTCACAATGTGTTCAGAAGACACTGACTTGTTAGCTGGTACCACGGGGTGTTTGGAGGACACTCAGTTGTGTTCAGATAGTATTTCTGGTAATACTAGTAATGTTTCAAAGAGAGTCAATGATGATAAACTTAAGAACTTGGATCACTTGTGTAAAACCAACAGTATATGTTCAGATCTGACAGGAAGTTCTTCACCCACAGAAAACAATCAGCTGGCAGTCACAagtctg GACCAGAAAGAATCTCATTCCAGGAGAGAGACATATGTacagttcaattttacacaaCTTAAAGAGAAATTTCAGTCAGCATCAA GAAAAAGGACTAGCGAAAATGAGATGTATAGGAGATTCCGCGCTGTGATCTCCCCCAATGAGAACCAATCTGCAGAGGAGGAACTCAACAGGGAAATCTC aaaaagTATGTTTAGAGAGATGGAGATCCTTGGACAG TTCAACCTCGGCTTCATTATAGTGAAGTTGGACAATGACTTGTTTATAGTTGACCAGCATGCAACAGATGAGAAGTACAACTTTGAGATGCTTCAGCAGCATACAGTGATTCAGTGTCAGAAGCTGATACA ACCCCAGAACCTGGAACTTACAGCCAGCAATGAAACCATTCTGAATGACAACCTGGAGGTGTTCAAGAAAAATGGATTTGATTTTATCATAGATGAAAGTG CCCCTCCCATGCAGAGGGTAAGGCTTACGTCAATCCCGGTCAGCAGGAACTGGACATTTGGCAAGGAGG acATTGAAGAACTGATATTTATGCTCTCGGACTCTCCA